Proteins encoded in a region of the Rhodococcus sp. SBT000017 genome:
- a CDS encoding carbon-nitrogen hydrolase family protein produces the protein MTVTVSLFQGPELAGDVDANLAALDDAARSAAAAGASILVTPEMSVSGYDIGDLVLERAEPFDGPIFEKVSTIARSHCVAIVYGYPESSGESVFNSVQVIDASGLSIARYRKTHLFGELDRAHFAPGAELLVQFDFGGLRCGLLTCYDVEFPEAVRAHADAGTQWLIVPTGLMTPFEIIATHVVPTRAYESQLFITYVNRCGTETSLTYCGLTCAVAPGGADLARAGAHEELLTVDLDPAELARSRAVNTHLADRRTDLYPTGPSRAEQETDR, from the coding sequence ATGACCGTGACCGTATCGCTGTTCCAAGGGCCCGAACTTGCCGGCGATGTCGACGCGAACCTCGCCGCACTCGACGACGCAGCGAGGAGCGCGGCTGCGGCCGGCGCGTCGATCCTGGTGACCCCGGAGATGTCGGTCAGCGGATACGACATCGGTGATCTGGTGCTCGAACGAGCCGAACCGTTCGACGGTCCGATCTTCGAGAAGGTGTCGACGATCGCTCGATCCCACTGCGTTGCAATCGTCTACGGATACCCCGAGAGCAGTGGTGAATCCGTATTCAATTCGGTCCAGGTGATCGACGCATCCGGGCTGTCGATCGCGCGCTACCGCAAGACCCACCTGTTCGGTGAACTCGATCGCGCTCACTTCGCTCCAGGGGCGGAACTGTTGGTGCAGTTCGACTTCGGGGGTCTTCGGTGCGGTCTGCTCACCTGTTACGACGTCGAATTCCCGGAAGCCGTTCGCGCGCACGCCGATGCCGGTACGCAGTGGTTGATCGTTCCGACGGGACTGATGACTCCGTTCGAGATCATCGCTACCCATGTCGTCCCGACGCGGGCGTACGAGAGCCAGCTGTTCATCACCTACGTCAACCGGTGCGGCACCGAGACGAGTCTGACGTATTGCGGGCTGACCTGCGCCGTCGCGCCGGGCGGTGCCGACCTCGCGCGAGCCGGCGCGCACGAAGAGCTTCTGACAGTGGATCTGGATCCGGCCGAGCTCGCTCGATCCCGTGCGGTCAACACCCACCTGGCCGATCGCCGAACCGACCTCTACCCGACAGGACCCTCACGGGCCGAGCAGGAGACCGACCGATGA
- the speB gene encoding agmatinase, translating to MNPSNPEHTPIGPVDATKVPRYAEPTTFARLPRLDEVSRADVTILGVPFDSGVSYRPGARFGPGHIRAASKLLRPYNPALKVSPFARQQVADFGDIGVNPFDITEALTTVHDAVTDLRADGSSVLTLGGDHTIALPILRSLARDHGPIAVLHFDAHLDTWDTYFGAPYTHGTPFRRASEEGLIDLERSQHIGIRGPLYSEQDLEDDRVLGFQVIRSDDYEVDGVASIVERMRRRLDGGPVYVSVDIDVLDPAHAPGTGTPEAGGMTSRELLNTLRGLVGLNVVGADIVEVAPAYDHAEITGIAAAHVAYELLSVLALNR from the coding sequence ATGAACCCGAGCAATCCCGAGCACACCCCGATCGGTCCGGTCGACGCCACCAAGGTCCCCCGCTACGCCGAGCCCACCACGTTCGCCCGGCTTCCCCGTCTCGACGAGGTGTCCCGGGCCGATGTGACCATCCTCGGCGTTCCGTTCGACTCCGGTGTGAGCTACCGCCCCGGCGCACGTTTCGGCCCGGGACACATCAGAGCGGCCTCGAAACTGTTGCGGCCCTACAACCCTGCGCTGAAGGTCTCACCCTTCGCCCGCCAACAGGTGGCGGATTTCGGCGACATCGGCGTCAATCCGTTCGACATCACCGAGGCACTGACCACGGTGCACGACGCGGTGACGGACCTACGCGCCGACGGCTCCTCGGTTCTGACTCTCGGCGGCGACCACACCATCGCACTGCCGATTCTGCGTTCGCTCGCACGCGATCACGGGCCGATCGCGGTATTGCACTTCGACGCGCACCTCGATACGTGGGACACGTACTTCGGTGCTCCCTACACTCACGGCACACCGTTCCGACGGGCCAGCGAGGAAGGTCTGATCGATCTCGAACGCTCACAGCACATCGGCATTCGCGGCCCGCTGTACAGCGAGCAGGACCTCGAGGACGATCGTGTGCTCGGCTTCCAGGTGATTCGGTCCGACGACTACGAGGTCGACGGCGTCGCCAGCATCGTCGAACGTATGCGCCGACGCCTCGACGGCGGCCCGGTCTACGTCTCGGTCGACATCGATGTTCTCGACCCGGCGCATGCGCCGGGTACCGGCACTCCCGAGGCCGGTGGCATGACGTCCCGAGAGTTGCTCAACACCCTGCGTGGACTCGTCGGCCTGAACGTGGTCGGTGCCGACATCGTCGAGGTGGCACCCGCTTACGATCACGCCGAAATCACCGGAATAGCAGCGGCACACGTTGCCTACGAATTGCTCTCGGTGCTGGCTCTCAACCGATAG
- a CDS encoding NAD(P)/FAD-dependent oxidoreductase, whose amino-acid sequence MTTPVTPDSAIESEADQPLTMFGPDFPFAYDDYLAHPAGLGRVPDAALGTKVAVIGGGLAGMVVAHELLRLGLEPVVYESDRIGGRMRSVPFEGHPGVVAEMGAMRFPPSSTALFHYLDAVGLETTPFPNPLAEVTPSTVIDLKGESHYAQKLEDLPPVFAEVADAWNRTLEDHAELVPLQRAIRRRDVAEIKRIWNELIVKFDDQTFYGFLAASEHFSSFRMRELFGQVGFGTGGWDTDYPNSILEILRVVITAADDHHRGIVGGSQQLPMRLWTDTPANMAHWPAGTSVASLNGGTTMSRVTEIRRTDGGTTIHDDRGNIRTYAAAVVTAQSWMLLSNIRCDDDLFPIDHWTAIERTHYMGSTKVFALVDRPFWKDKDPVTGRDLVSMTLTDRMSRGTYLLDQGEGKPGLICLSYTWSDDSLKLLALDPTERMNIMLRSLEEIYPGVDFRSHIISTPVTLSWETERDFMGAFKANLPGHYRYQERLFTHFVQHRLDPRHRGIFLAGDDISWTAGWAEGAIHTALNAVWGVVHHLGGSSAAGNPGPGDVFESIAPLRLGD is encoded by the coding sequence ATGACCACACCCGTCACCCCGGACAGCGCGATCGAATCCGAGGCCGACCAGCCGCTCACCATGTTCGGTCCCGACTTCCCGTTCGCCTACGACGACTACCTGGCGCACCCGGCCGGCCTCGGACGTGTTCCCGACGCTGCCCTCGGTACGAAGGTTGCAGTGATCGGCGGCGGACTCGCCGGCATGGTCGTCGCCCATGAATTGCTCAGGCTCGGCCTGGAACCCGTTGTGTACGAATCGGATCGGATCGGCGGCCGGATGCGGTCGGTGCCGTTCGAGGGGCACCCGGGTGTGGTGGCCGAGATGGGTGCGATGCGGTTTCCGCCGTCGTCGACTGCACTGTTCCACTACCTCGACGCAGTCGGGCTCGAGACCACGCCGTTTCCGAACCCGCTGGCAGAGGTGACCCCGAGTACGGTGATCGACCTCAAGGGCGAGAGCCATTACGCCCAGAAGCTCGAGGATCTTCCGCCGGTGTTCGCCGAGGTCGCGGACGCGTGGAACCGGACGCTCGAGGATCACGCCGAGTTGGTTCCGCTGCAGCGTGCCATTCGCAGGCGCGACGTTGCCGAGATCAAGCGAATCTGGAACGAGCTGATCGTGAAGTTCGACGACCAGACCTTCTACGGATTTTTGGCCGCATCCGAACACTTCTCGTCGTTTCGGATGCGTGAGCTGTTCGGCCAGGTGGGATTCGGAACGGGTGGTTGGGACACCGACTATCCTAATTCGATTCTCGAGATCCTCCGCGTCGTCATCACGGCAGCGGACGACCACCATCGCGGAATCGTCGGCGGCTCACAGCAACTGCCGATGCGGTTGTGGACCGACACGCCTGCGAACATGGCGCACTGGCCCGCGGGCACATCGGTGGCCTCACTGAACGGCGGCACCACGATGTCGCGCGTCACCGAGATCAGACGCACCGACGGTGGCACCACGATCCACGACGACCGCGGCAACATCCGTACGTACGCGGCCGCCGTCGTGACCGCCCAGAGTTGGATGCTGCTCAGCAACATCAGGTGTGACGACGATCTGTTTCCCATCGACCACTGGACCGCCATCGAACGCACCCACTACATGGGTTCGACCAAGGTGTTCGCACTCGTCGACCGGCCGTTCTGGAAGGACAAGGATCCGGTCACCGGCCGCGATCTGGTCAGCATGACGCTGACCGACCGAATGAGTCGTGGCACCTACCTACTCGACCAGGGCGAGGGCAAGCCTGGGCTGATCTGCCTGTCCTACACGTGGTCCGACGATTCGCTCAAGCTGCTGGCTCTCGACCCGACCGAACGCATGAACATCATGCTGCGCTCGCTCGAGGAGATCTACCCGGGCGTCGATTTCCGCAGCCACATCATTTCCACCCCGGTGACGCTGTCCTGGGAAACCGAACGCGATTTCATGGGTGCCTTCAAAGCCAACCTGCCGGGTCACTACCGCTACCAGGAAAGGCTGTTCACTCACTTCGTGCAGCACCGACTCGACCCGCGACATCGAGGAATCTTCCTAGCCGGCGACGACATCTCGTGGACGGCGGGTTGGGCCGAGGGTGCCATTCACACTGCACTGAATGCGGTGTGGGGCGTCGTGCATCACTTGGGCGGTTCGTCGGCAGCAGGCAACCCGGGGCCGGGCGATGTGTTCGAGTCCATTGCTCCGCTTCGGTTGGGCGACTGA
- a CDS encoding universal stress protein, with amino-acid sequence MSVLIAFAPGKGSVGALDLGAQLARSLGTEIDVATVVPKPWSTPSMARVDAEFADWAATTAAESEAKARHYLEDRAPDITASFHRFAHRSVSTALTEAAENISASVLVLGSSGDGALGQVVVGSTADKLLHSSPVTVALAPRGYRMRDRATLTRITSAFSGDSEASRVVGPTAELARAAGIPLRLASFVVRGATMYPPEVGLRVEDDVATELAVGLSEALTAAMDDAVAVGLPAEQVTTELAMASSWREALDEVQWQDGEVLTIGSSGPLGPIARVFLGSRATKIIRHSPVPILVLPRQ; translated from the coding sequence ATGAGCGTCCTGATCGCCTTCGCGCCGGGGAAAGGCAGCGTGGGTGCCCTCGACCTCGGTGCCCAGCTCGCACGGTCGTTGGGCACCGAGATCGATGTGGCGACGGTGGTGCCCAAGCCGTGGTCGACTCCGTCGATGGCACGGGTGGATGCGGAGTTCGCCGACTGGGCAGCGACGACTGCAGCAGAGTCGGAGGCGAAAGCGCGCCACTACCTCGAAGATCGGGCACCCGACATCACCGCGTCGTTCCACCGATTCGCACACCGCTCGGTGTCGACGGCCTTGACCGAGGCGGCCGAGAACATTTCGGCCTCGGTACTGGTTCTCGGCTCCTCGGGCGACGGCGCACTCGGGCAGGTGGTCGTCGGGTCGACGGCAGACAAGCTTCTGCATTCTTCCCCGGTGACCGTGGCACTCGCTCCGCGTGGCTACCGCATGCGCGACCGTGCCACTCTGACGCGGATCACCAGCGCGTTCTCCGGTGACAGCGAGGCCTCGCGCGTCGTGGGCCCGACCGCCGAACTCGCCCGCGCCGCGGGCATTCCGCTCCGCCTCGCCTCGTTCGTCGTACGTGGGGCGACGATGTATCCGCCCGAAGTCGGCCTACGCGTCGAGGACGACGTCGCCACCGAACTCGCCGTCGGGTTGAGCGAGGCCTTGACCGCAGCAATGGACGACGCAGTCGCAGTAGGGCTTCCGGCCGAACAGGTGACAACCGAACTGGCCATGGCAAGTAGCTGGCGCGAGGCCCTCGACGAAGTTCAGTGGCAGGACGGCGAAGTGCTCACCATCGGTTCGTCTGGGCCGCTGGGGCCGATCGCTCGGGTGTTCCTCGGGTCGCGGGCGACCAAGATCATCCGACATTCGCCGGTGCCGATCCTGGTGCTGCCGAGGCAGTGA
- a CDS encoding helix-turn-helix domain-containing protein, which yields MSVATSVENDAPRIGARLKEARQKKRLTLDALADTCGVTKGYLSKLERDQVNASVASLVRVCAALELPVGSLFDDAPSGEVVRAQSLPRIMFGGEAMTEYLLTPVGERRVQVLLGDIEEGGGSGAEAYTLPLDVTFVHVISGELRVTFEAEADRTFAGDEVLLGPGDAFTFSPRRRHSFRAEGRGGAQVLWVLAPALPEELPTRKQELSP from the coding sequence GTGTCGGTTGCTACGTCGGTCGAGAACGACGCACCGCGTATCGGTGCGCGGCTGAAGGAGGCTCGGCAGAAGAAGCGACTGACCCTCGACGCGCTGGCCGACACCTGTGGAGTGACCAAGGGGTATCTGTCCAAGCTCGAACGCGACCAGGTCAATGCGTCGGTGGCGTCCCTGGTTCGGGTCTGCGCCGCCTTGGAGCTTCCGGTCGGCTCGTTGTTCGACGACGCCCCGTCCGGTGAGGTGGTCCGGGCGCAGTCGTTGCCGCGCATCATGTTCGGCGGGGAGGCGATGACCGAGTACCTGCTGACACCGGTGGGGGAGCGTCGGGTGCAGGTGCTGCTGGGGGACATCGAGGAAGGTGGCGGCAGTGGCGCGGAGGCGTACACCCTTCCGCTCGATGTGACGTTCGTGCATGTGATCTCGGGTGAGCTGCGGGTGACCTTCGAGGCCGAAGCGGACCGTACGTTCGCGGGCGACGAGGTGCTGCTCGGTCCGGGCGACGCGTTCACCTTCTCGCCGCGTCGCCGGCACAGCTTTCGAGCCGAAGGCAGGGGCGGTGCTCAGGTCCTGTGGGTGTTGGCACCCGCGCTACCCGAGGAGTTACCTACGAGGAAACAGGAGTTGTCGCCATGA
- a CDS encoding amino acid permease, with amino-acid sequence MTSSNRPASSLRSQLLRKKPIVDPDQQSSGGLERTIGTFQLTMFGVGATIGTGIFFVLSLAVPEAGPAVVLSFLAAGIAAGLAAICYAEMASAVPVSGSTYSYAYVTMGEVVAMGVAACLLLEYGVSSAAVAVGWSGYLNELLNNLFGFTIPHALSAAPGDADPGIMNLPAVVLIVLCAVLLIRGASESAAVNAVMVVIKLGVLALFAIVGFTAFDSGNFSDFMPLGAAGVTAAAGTIFFSFIGLDAVSTAGDEVKDPQKTMPRAIIAALIVVIVFYLVVAVAALGTQPWTDFAGQEEAGLAEILRNVTGQAWPATILAAGAVISIFSVTLVTMYGQTRILFAMGRDGMLPKAFAKVSPRTHTPVNNTIVVAVVISILAAFIPLDKLADLVSIGTLVAFIVVSIGVIVLRRSMPDLERPFKVPGYPVTPVLSVLACLYILSGLHWTTWFWFGLWLAVVLAFYFLWGRHHSALRSVGKDAE; translated from the coding sequence ATGACATCGTCGAACAGACCTGCATCGAGTCTGCGATCGCAACTGCTTCGCAAGAAGCCGATCGTGGATCCGGACCAGCAGAGCAGTGGCGGGTTGGAACGGACCATCGGCACCTTCCAACTGACGATGTTCGGCGTCGGTGCCACCATCGGAACCGGTATCTTCTTCGTCCTCTCGCTCGCGGTTCCCGAAGCCGGTCCCGCAGTGGTGCTCTCGTTCCTCGCCGCGGGTATCGCGGCCGGTCTCGCCGCCATCTGCTACGCCGAAATGGCATCGGCGGTACCGGTTTCGGGCTCGACCTACTCCTACGCGTACGTGACGATGGGCGAGGTGGTCGCGATGGGCGTCGCCGCCTGCCTGTTGCTCGAATACGGAGTGTCGAGCGCTGCCGTTGCCGTCGGGTGGAGCGGGTACCTCAACGAGTTGTTGAACAACCTCTTCGGCTTCACCATCCCGCACGCGTTGTCCGCTGCGCCGGGTGACGCCGATCCCGGCATCATGAATCTGCCTGCAGTGGTGCTGATCGTGCTGTGCGCCGTTCTGCTCATTCGCGGTGCGAGCGAGTCGGCGGCCGTCAATGCAGTCATGGTCGTCATCAAACTCGGTGTGCTGGCGCTGTTCGCAATCGTCGGATTCACCGCCTTCGACTCCGGCAACTTCTCGGACTTCATGCCTTTGGGCGCAGCAGGCGTGACGGCGGCCGCGGGCACGATCTTCTTCTCGTTCATCGGACTCGACGCGGTGTCCACCGCGGGCGACGAGGTGAAAGATCCGCAGAAGACCATGCCGCGCGCCATCATTGCGGCGCTGATCGTCGTCATCGTCTTCTATCTCGTCGTGGCCGTGGCCGCCCTGGGGACTCAGCCGTGGACCGACTTCGCCGGCCAGGAGGAAGCCGGGCTGGCGGAGATCCTGCGCAACGTCACCGGGCAGGCCTGGCCGGCAACGATTCTGGCTGCAGGTGCAGTCATCTCGATCTTCTCGGTGACCCTGGTGACGATGTACGGGCAGACTCGCATCCTGTTCGCCATGGGCCGAGACGGCATGTTGCCCAAAGCTTTCGCCAAGGTCAGTCCGCGCACACACACGCCGGTCAACAACACGATCGTCGTCGCCGTCGTGATCTCGATCCTGGCCGCGTTCATTCCACTCGACAAGCTGGCGGACCTGGTGTCGATCGGCACCCTCGTCGCGTTCATCGTCGTGTCGATCGGAGTGATCGTGTTGCGCCGCTCGATGCCCGATCTCGAACGGCCGTTCAAGGTTCCTGGATACCCGGTGACTCCGGTGCTGTCGGTTCTCGCCTGCCTGTACATCCTGTCCGGACTGCACTGGACCACGTGGTTCTGGTTCGGGCTCTGGCTCGCGGTGGTGTTGGCGTTCTACTTCCTGTGGGGTCGGCATCATTCGGCGCTTCGATCGGTTGGGAAGGATGCGGAATGA
- a CDS encoding PucR family transcriptional regulator, whose product MSVQMSWLLRQQHLRLSHRGGPERSVVPITFAQATELTDPSPWLSGGELILTTGLGFDTDGPALGTYVRTLAAAGVACLGFGIGLSHSTIPQHILDAAEDVGLPVVEVPYDTPFAAVIRAVMKRISEQEYEQVVRAASVQNRITRAALHGGVNAIVRELAVATSTSVALIGRRTESFHPADASDLVEQAREIASSIRPSSSPATVSASEPGRTVTLHSVAITGGAPTFLAIRTTGPMTGVEQILLGHAVSLVTLDLEKPARLRAEQSRLNTLALGLLLDGHLLSSDDTALPSYLADAADDDSHIRVAVIRGPSERIAEAVDAECRVRARPTYARNTDTGCELLLRGSDDARFVAHLVDSLPRSTCAGISSRLNIDESPTALRQATLACAAAGPHDRIVEFTGSMLLASEPVQESLRAMAAVTIAVLAEYDRTHSADLVGSLRAFLEANGHWETAAAHLSVHRHTLRNRITRCEELLAVDLTSARVRAELLLSLLAATT is encoded by the coding sequence GTGAGCGTGCAGATGTCCTGGCTGCTGAGGCAGCAACACCTCCGCCTGAGTCACCGCGGAGGACCCGAACGCAGCGTCGTACCCATCACCTTCGCGCAGGCGACCGAGCTCACCGACCCCAGCCCTTGGCTGTCGGGTGGCGAGCTGATTCTGACGACCGGGCTCGGGTTCGACACCGACGGCCCAGCTCTCGGCACCTACGTCCGAACCTTGGCGGCCGCGGGCGTCGCCTGCCTCGGATTCGGAATCGGTCTGTCGCACAGCACGATTCCCCAGCACATTCTCGATGCGGCAGAGGACGTGGGCCTACCCGTCGTCGAGGTCCCCTACGACACTCCGTTCGCAGCCGTCATCCGCGCGGTCATGAAGCGAATCTCGGAGCAGGAGTACGAGCAGGTCGTTCGCGCGGCCTCGGTGCAGAACCGCATCACTCGGGCAGCGCTGCACGGCGGCGTGAACGCGATCGTCCGTGAGCTGGCCGTTGCCACGTCGACCTCGGTGGCGCTGATCGGCCGGCGCACCGAGTCGTTTCATCCCGCAGACGCATCCGACCTCGTCGAGCAGGCCCGCGAGATCGCCAGCAGCATCCGGCCGTCGTCCTCTCCCGCCACCGTGTCGGCGAGCGAACCGGGGCGCACAGTGACCCTGCATTCGGTTGCGATCACCGGTGGCGCTCCGACCTTCCTGGCCATTCGCACCACAGGGCCGATGACCGGGGTCGAGCAGATCCTGTTGGGACACGCGGTATCACTGGTGACGCTCGACCTCGAGAAGCCGGCACGACTGCGCGCCGAGCAGTCCAGGCTCAACACTCTCGCGCTCGGGTTGTTGCTCGACGGACATCTCTTGTCTTCCGACGATACGGCCCTACCGAGCTATCTCGCCGATGCTGCCGACGACGACTCCCACATCAGGGTTGCGGTGATTCGCGGACCGTCCGAACGCATCGCCGAGGCAGTCGACGCCGAGTGCCGGGTCCGCGCGCGGCCGACCTACGCCCGTAACACCGATACCGGCTGCGAACTACTGCTGCGCGGCTCCGACGACGCCCGGTTCGTTGCTCACCTCGTCGATTCACTCCCTCGGTCGACGTGTGCAGGCATCAGTTCCCGGCTGAACATCGACGAGTCGCCTACGGCGCTGCGGCAGGCCACACTCGCATGCGCCGCGGCGGGTCCCCACGACCGGATCGTCGAATTCACCGGATCGATGCTGTTGGCCTCCGAACCGGTGCAGGAGTCGTTGCGTGCCATGGCTGCCGTGACCATCGCGGTACTGGCCGAGTACGACCGCACCCATTCCGCCGATCTGGTCGGATCGCTTCGGGCTTTCCTCGAGGCGAACGGGCATTGGGAAACCGCTGCGGCGCACCTGTCCGTTCATCGTCACACGCTGCGAAACCGGATCACGCGGTGCGAGGAATTGCTCGCGGTGGATCTGACGTCGGCGCGGGTGCGAGCCGAACTGTTGCTCTCACTGCTTGCCGCGACAACGTGA
- a CDS encoding YoaK family protein: MTTPRPEPHIAVATAKSVRLGVLLAAVGGFLDAYTYITRGGVFAGAQTGNVVLLGVDVAGGRWIEALAFLPPLAAFVLGVATAEFIALPAVAKIVRRPVRAVLVFEILVVLVVGFLPATVPDAVVSVILAHVAGVQVTTFRVLVDSPFNTTMTTGNLRSMAMAAFHRVVEHDLEAGTRARRFGAVISGFFGGALLGAVAVELFGLRAIWVVAVMLTIALALFVFDERTPRSLPPKGQSPNRSGAMDSNTSPGPGLPAADEPPK, encoded by the coding sequence ATGACCACGCCTCGTCCCGAACCCCACATCGCCGTCGCAACTGCGAAATCGGTTCGGCTCGGAGTACTGCTGGCGGCAGTCGGCGGATTCCTCGACGCGTACACCTACATCACCCGTGGCGGCGTGTTCGCCGGTGCGCAGACCGGCAACGTGGTGCTGCTCGGTGTCGATGTCGCCGGTGGCAGGTGGATCGAGGCGCTGGCCTTTCTGCCGCCGTTGGCGGCCTTCGTCCTGGGCGTCGCGACCGCGGAATTCATCGCGCTGCCCGCGGTTGCGAAGATCGTGCGAAGACCGGTGCGGGCGGTGCTGGTGTTCGAGATCCTGGTGGTCCTCGTCGTCGGATTTCTGCCGGCGACCGTGCCCGATGCGGTGGTCTCGGTGATCCTCGCTCACGTTGCCGGCGTGCAGGTGACCACCTTTCGCGTGCTGGTGGATTCGCCGTTCAACACCACCATGACGACCGGGAATCTCCGTAGCATGGCGATGGCCGCATTCCATCGGGTGGTCGAACACGATCTGGAGGCCGGTACCCGCGCCCGACGGTTCGGCGCGGTGATCTCGGGATTCTTCGGCGGGGCGCTGCTCGGCGCAGTCGCGGTGGAGCTGTTCGGGCTACGGGCGATCTGGGTCGTCGCCGTCATGCTGACCATCGCTCTGGCACTGTTCGTGTTCGACGAGCGCACACCCAGGTCGTTGCCTCCGAAAGGTCAGTCGCCCAACCGAAGCGGAGCAATGGACTCGAACACATCGCCCGGCCCCGGGTTGCCTGCTGCCGACGAACCGCCCAAGTGA
- a CDS encoding CdaR family transcriptional regulator: protein MVTQRDALPLDSVAAQAASDAGGLDVALLGSFLDVLADAVDAGVPLSRGQLHEFRAQGDAAARAGVALRALLDLYLTSAWRLWRELPAVVAAADDPAGVVTAGEVMLRAVDDAVAELAEGFQLARRTLVRAEVLARREFVDDLLSGTSDVAGVLGRAQTFGLDLSSPHVVAVVTSTKPFTDASSAISLVERSVQGSKGDAELLVATKQDRLILVFPAPDLDAVDHVLNRVGRALGTSASSESVDLRRKGEYGRTQIGIGRPRSGAVGVAASYREALDALDLAASLGFDASVVDARDLLVYRVLISDRAAIADLVDTLLTPLLGARGGAGPLLETLQVYFDTGANTASTARRMHLSVRAVTYRLSRIKDLTGQNVGNPVEAFALHTAVLGAKLLDWPEVRSSS, encoded by the coding sequence ATGGTCACACAGCGCGATGCGCTACCGCTGGATTCGGTCGCGGCGCAGGCAGCGTCGGACGCCGGCGGACTCGACGTCGCTCTGCTGGGCAGCTTTCTCGACGTCCTCGCCGACGCCGTCGATGCCGGCGTGCCACTGAGCCGTGGGCAGCTGCACGAGTTTCGAGCGCAGGGCGATGCTGCTGCCCGCGCGGGCGTCGCACTGCGGGCATTGCTGGATCTGTACCTGACCTCGGCGTGGCGGCTGTGGCGAGAACTACCCGCTGTCGTCGCCGCCGCGGATGACCCCGCCGGGGTGGTCACCGCGGGCGAGGTGATGCTGCGCGCGGTAGACGACGCGGTGGCCGAACTGGCCGAGGGATTTCAGCTCGCCCGGCGCACTCTCGTGCGAGCCGAGGTACTCGCCCGCCGTGAATTCGTCGACGATCTACTTTCGGGCACCTCCGATGTCGCCGGGGTACTCGGGCGCGCGCAGACGTTCGGCCTCGACCTGTCGAGTCCCCACGTGGTGGCCGTGGTGACGTCGACCAAGCCGTTCACCGACGCGAGCTCTGCCATCAGCCTCGTCGAGCGCAGCGTGCAGGGCAGCAAGGGAGACGCCGAGTTGCTCGTGGCCACCAAGCAGGACCGGTTGATCCTGGTGTTCCCGGCACCCGACCTCGACGCCGTCGACCACGTCCTCAACCGGGTGGGACGCGCACTCGGTACGTCGGCGTCGAGCGAATCGGTCGATCTCCGTCGCAAAGGAGAGTACGGCCGGACGCAGATCGGGATCGGCCGGCCGCGCAGCGGGGCGGTGGGTGTCGCGGCGTCGTACCGGGAAGCCCTCGACGCACTCGATCTCGCCGCCTCGCTCGGATTCGACGCATCTGTCGTCGATGCTCGTGATCTGCTCGTCTACCGCGTCCTGATCAGCGATCGTGCGGCGATCGCCGATCTGGTCGATACGTTGTTGACACCGTTGCTGGGCGCGCGAGGCGGGGCGGGTCCGCTGCTGGAGACGTTGCAGGTGTACTTCGACACCGGGGCGAACACCGCCTCCACCGCACGACGGATGCACCTGTCGGTGCGGGCGGTCACCTACAGATTGTCTCGAATAAAGGATTTGACCGGGCAGAATGTGGGCAACCCCGTCGAGGCATTCGCGCTGCACACGGCGGTACTCGGAGCGAAGCTGCTCGACTGGCCCGAGGTGCGCTCGTCGTCGTGA